The nucleotide window TTCCGCGACGGGGTTCCGGTGCTCGACGTGATCGGGCGGCACCTGTTCGCCACGCTGCTGCTGATGGGCTCCTCGACCGTGATCGCCATCGCCATCGGCACCTGGATCGGCATCCGCGGCGCCACGCATCGCTATTCGATCTTCGACTATTCGGCCACGATCGGTGCGATGGTCGCCCTGTCGATCCCGACCTTCTGGTTCGGTCTGGTCGGCATCTATGTCTTCTCGCTCCGCCTTGGCTGGCTGCCGGCGGGCAACATGTACACTATCGGCGACCAGTCGGTACTGAACTACCTGCACCACCTGATCCTGCCCAGCATCGTGCTGTCGCTGGTCAATGTCGCGGTGTGGAGCCGCTACATGCGCAGCGCCACGCTGGATGTCATCAACCAGGATTTCGTCAAGACCGCCCGCGCCAAGGGCCTGACCGAACGGCGGGTGCTGATGAAGCATGTGGTGGGCAACGCGCTGCTGCCGATGATTACGCTGGCAGGGATGCAGCTGCCCAGCATCCTGGGCGGGGCGCTGGTGACAGAGACGGTGTTCACCTGGCCCGGCATGGGGCGGCTGTTCCTCGACAGCCTCGGCTACAGCGACTACCCGGTGGTGATGGGTCTCTTGATGTTCTCCGCCCTGCTGACCGTGCTGGGAAACCTCATCGCCGATATCGTGATCGCAATGGTCGATCCCCGCATCCGCCTGGGCTGACCCCACGCCCCGAGAGGAAACCGACATGTCCACGATCCCCTTTTCCGACACGCGCAGCCGCTGGTGGCAGGGCCGCGCCGTGCGGCGCTTCGCGCGGCATCGGCTGGCGCTGATCGGCGTGGTGATGATAACCGCCCTGACGCTGGCCTGCGTGGCGGGGCCCTGGCTGCTGCCCTATGACTCGCTCTACATCGACCTGCGGGCGCGGTTCTCGCCGCCCCTGACCGGGCAGCATTATCTGGGAACCGATCCGCTTGGCCGCGACATTGCCGCCCGGCTGCTGATGGCGGGGCGCACCTCGCTGCTGGTCGGGGTCTGCGCGATGGTGCTGTCAACCTTGCTGGGCGCGCTGGTGGGCGTGGTCGCGGGCTATCGCGGCGGCTGGGTCGGGGCGGTGCTGATGCGCATGGTCGATGCGTTCCTGGCCTTCCCGTCGATCTTTCTGGTGCTGGCTCTGGCGGCGCTGCTGAAACCCAGCCCGACCATGATAACCGTCATCATCGCCATCACCAGCTGGATGGAGGTCGCGCGTATCGTCGAGGCCGAGGTCCGGTCGCTGCGCGAGCGGGAATTCGTGCAGGCCGGGCGGATGCTGGGCCTCAGCCGCAGCCACATCATGTTCCGCGAGATCCTGCCCAACGCGATGGGCCCGATCATCGTCGCCGCCACGCTGACCGTGGCCCGCGCAATCCTGCTGGAGGCCTATGTCAGCTTCCTGGGCTACGGCATCCAGCCGCCGCTGCCCAGCTGGGGCAACATGCTGAACGGCGCGCAACAATATCTGGCCAGCGCGCCCTGGCTGGCCATCGTGCCGGGGATCACCATCACGATGGCTGTCACCAGCTTCAACTTCATCGGCGACGGGCTGCGCGACGCGCTCGACGTGCGCGCCGACCCGGCCTGACCGCCGGCCGGTCCGAAAGCAGCCTGCCCCGGAAGAACTATCCACTCCCCGCCCCCCGGTCTTCGGCACGATCTGCGCCCCCGCGCGCCAGATCGGGGCGGGCCTGCGGGGCGGGCCTGTATCCTGCCCCCGACATAAGGAGACGACCATGACCCTGCTGAAAACCCTCGACCACAACCCCACCTTCACCCCCACCCACGCCCTGCCCGCCGCCGACCGCCTGATCGAAGGCGCGCCGGAGTTCACCACCTGGGCGATGGACGAGGCCCGCGACGGCAAGATCAAGTCGGGCGTCTGGCAGGCGACCCCCGGCCTGACCCATTCGATCAAGGGCGAGACCTTCGAGTTCTGCCACATCCTGGAAGGCGTCGTGGAGATCACCGAAACCGGGCAGCCGCCCGTCACCTACCGCGCCGGCGACAGCTTCGTGATGAAGCCCGGCTTCGTCGGCACCTGGCGCACGATTGAAACGGTGCGCAAGATCTACGTCGTGGCGTATTGATCCAGAGGGG belongs to Frigidibacter mobilis and includes:
- a CDS encoding ABC transporter permease; this translates as MLVFLLSRLWQSVILLVIVSIIGFTILNMIPGGPLAQYALDPGMTQADLDRLAEQMGLNRPLPVQYFDWLMRMLGGDWGTSFRDGVPVLDVIGRHLFATLLLMGSSTVIAIAIGTWIGIRGATHRYSIFDYSATIGAMVALSIPTFWFGLVGIYVFSLRLGWLPAGNMYTIGDQSVLNYLHHLILPSIVLSLVNVAVWSRYMRSATLDVINQDFVKTARAKGLTERRVLMKHVVGNALLPMITLAGMQLPSILGGALVTETVFTWPGMGRLFLDSLGYSDYPVVMGLLMFSALLTVLGNLIADIVIAMVDPRIRLG
- a CDS encoding ABC transporter permease: MSTIPFSDTRSRWWQGRAVRRFARHRLALIGVVMITALTLACVAGPWLLPYDSLYIDLRARFSPPLTGQHYLGTDPLGRDIAARLLMAGRTSLLVGVCAMVLSTLLGALVGVVAGYRGGWVGAVLMRMVDAFLAFPSIFLVLALAALLKPSPTMITVIIAITSWMEVARIVEAEVRSLREREFVQAGRMLGLSRSHIMFREILPNAMGPIIVAATLTVARAILLEAYVSFLGYGIQPPLPSWGNMLNGAQQYLASAPWLAIVPGITITMAVTSFNFIGDGLRDALDVRADPA
- a CDS encoding cupin domain-containing protein, encoding MTLLKTLDHNPTFTPTHALPAADRLIEGAPEFTTWAMDEARDGKIKSGVWQATPGLTHSIKGETFEFCHILEGVVEITETGQPPVTYRAGDSFVMKPGFVGTWRTIETVRKIYVVAY